One Streptomyces sp. NBC_00223 genomic window carries:
- a CDS encoding discoidin domain-containing protein, with translation MRHDRTRRASRIGARLKALCALIGVAALMSVALPALTAQAAAPRVLHVAKNGNDANSGTQASPYLSVNRAAQEAQPGDTVMVHAGLYRETVKPARGGTDESHRITYTNAGDGEVVIKGSEEINSWVKSSGNVWSVTLPNSWFGSWNPYAQGQPNGGGGGTFAGYNAGDVYLDETAYNEKPALSNVQSTANTWYSEVGSSNTTIWANFSGADPNARLGEINVRRQIFAPDVWGLGYITVNGFTIKHAANTYSDFPDSPDRRQAGAISVYGGLKWIIQNNIVVNARTIGIDIGLSNDTWAGNRPGTPRTDFHDTSKYGSHIVRNNYIAKCGQSGIAGVFSWHSQILYNMIEDTNYRNEFSGAETAPIKVHYMNEGLIKGNYVKNSKGGNSAGIWTDWGNQNVRITGNIVMNSPWGYYAEAVHGPILVDNNVFIGNSDIRTLDATGIVFANNLFLDNGRVNTDGSGRDAYYFQPGTMNETTALTSPQKFFWYNNLVQGTTLPDSATDKTQVKEGNFSNVISNARYTATNTQMSLSFDLDASGIKGLTPVTQSRVGVIPRANQSIAADVTTDFFGAAVNTGSVMAGPFAGAHNGTNSFALWPPAGQTVPKPPEPPAGTPVNLSLNANAKATASYQDGTLTAANAIDGNPSTRWSSDHSNDNNAWIQIDLGSTYTLSTAVLSWEAAYAKGYKIQVSDDATHWTDAYSTTTGQGGTETVTVNKSGRYVRMQGVTPATQYGYSLYEFEIYGTPAGATGSGPTFYGDANYGGTAVTLGAGNYDLPQLQAAGIANDSISSIKVPAGYTVTAYADGGFTGTQWTFTADNPNLTTTGNNDAISSLRVTGGGTGGTAGPGDSGGSALRSRANSLYVTAGSSPLVANASTLTAAQRFDLVHLDTDNVAIRAHANNQYVSADNAGAAALIANRPTAGAWETFHLVTNPNGTVSLQAAVNGKYVTAENGGAQPLIANRDSIGPWEQFDLTA, from the coding sequence ATGAGACATGACAGAACCCGCCGGGCCTCGCGCATCGGCGCCCGGCTCAAAGCGCTCTGCGCCCTCATCGGCGTCGCCGCGCTGATGTCGGTCGCCCTGCCCGCGCTCACGGCGCAGGCGGCCGCCCCTCGCGTCCTTCACGTCGCCAAGAACGGCAATGACGCCAACTCCGGTACGCAGGCGTCCCCTTATCTGTCCGTCAACCGCGCGGCGCAGGAGGCGCAGCCCGGCGACACGGTGATGGTGCACGCCGGGCTCTACCGGGAAACGGTCAAGCCGGCCCGGGGCGGCACCGACGAGTCGCACCGCATCACGTACACCAACGCCGGTGACGGCGAGGTCGTCATCAAGGGCTCGGAGGAGATCAACTCCTGGGTGAAGTCCAGCGGCAACGTCTGGAGCGTCACCCTGCCCAACAGCTGGTTCGGCAGCTGGAACCCGTACGCCCAGGGACAGCCGAACGGCGGTGGCGGAGGCACCTTCGCCGGCTACAACGCCGGTGACGTCTACCTCGACGAGACCGCGTACAACGAGAAGCCCGCGCTCAGCAATGTGCAGAGCACGGCGAACACCTGGTACTCCGAGGTCGGTTCGTCCAACACCACCATCTGGGCCAACTTCAGCGGGGCCGACCCCAACGCCCGGCTCGGCGAGATCAACGTCCGCCGACAGATCTTCGCGCCCGACGTGTGGGGCCTCGGCTACATCACCGTCAACGGCTTCACGATCAAGCACGCGGCCAACACGTACTCCGACTTCCCCGACAGCCCCGACCGCCGGCAGGCCGGCGCGATCAGCGTCTACGGCGGGCTGAAGTGGATCATCCAGAACAACATCGTCGTCAACGCCAGGACGATCGGCATCGACATCGGCCTGAGCAACGACACCTGGGCCGGAAACCGCCCGGGCACACCGCGCACCGACTTCCACGACACGAGCAAGTACGGCTCGCACATCGTCCGCAACAACTACATCGCCAAGTGCGGCCAGTCGGGGATCGCCGGTGTCTTCTCCTGGCACTCGCAGATCCTCTACAACATGATCGAGGACACCAACTACCGCAATGAGTTCAGCGGTGCGGAGACGGCCCCGATCAAGGTCCACTACATGAACGAAGGGCTCATCAAGGGCAATTACGTCAAGAACTCGAAGGGCGGCAACTCCGCAGGTATCTGGACCGACTGGGGCAACCAGAATGTCCGCATCACGGGCAACATCGTGATGAACAGCCCGTGGGGCTACTACGCCGAGGCCGTCCACGGACCCATTCTCGTGGACAACAACGTCTTCATCGGCAACAGCGACATCCGGACCCTGGACGCCACCGGCATCGTCTTCGCCAACAACCTGTTCCTCGACAACGGCCGCGTCAACACGGACGGCTCCGGCAGGGACGCGTACTACTTCCAGCCGGGCACGATGAACGAGACCACCGCGCTCACCTCCCCGCAGAAGTTCTTCTGGTACAACAACCTGGTCCAGGGCACGACTCTTCCCGACAGCGCGACGGACAAGACGCAGGTCAAGGAAGGGAACTTCAGCAACGTCATCTCCAACGCCCGTTACACGGCGACCAATACGCAGATGTCGCTGAGCTTCGATCTGGACGCGTCCGGCATCAAGGGACTGACCCCGGTGACACAGTCCCGGGTGGGCGTCATTCCGCGTGCCAACCAGAGCATCGCGGCCGATGTGACCACCGACTTCTTCGGTGCGGCGGTCAACACCGGCAGTGTCATGGCGGGTCCGTTCGCGGGCGCGCACAACGGCACCAACTCGTTCGCGCTGTGGCCGCCGGCCGGCCAGACCGTGCCGAAGCCGCCGGAGCCTCCGGCGGGCACGCCGGTGAATCTGTCGCTGAACGCCAACGCCAAGGCGACCGCCTCCTACCAGGACGGCACGCTGACCGCCGCCAACGCCATCGACGGCAACCCCTCCACCCGCTGGTCAAGCGACCACAGCAACGACAACAACGCCTGGATCCAGATCGACCTCGGCAGCACGTACACCCTCTCCACGGCCGTACTGTCCTGGGAAGCCGCCTACGCCAAGGGCTACAAGATCCAGGTCTCCGACGACGCCACCCACTGGACCGACGCCTACTCCACCACCACCGGCCAGGGCGGCACCGAAACCGTCACCGTCAACAAATCCGGCCGCTACGTCCGTATGCAGGGCGTCACCCCCGCCACTCAATACGGCTACTCGCTCTACGAGTTCGAGATCTACGGCACCCCGGCCGGCGCCACCGGCAGCGGTCCGACCTTCTACGGCGACGCCAACTACGGCGGCACGGCCGTGACGCTGGGCGCGGGCAACTACGACCTGCCGCAGTTGCAGGCCGCGGGCATCGCCAACGACAGCATCTCCTCGATCAAGGTCCCCGCCGGATACACCGTCACCGCCTACGCCGACGGCGGCTTCACCGGCACCCAGTGGACCTTCACCGCCGACAACCCCAACCTCACCACCACCGGCAACAACGACGCCATCTCCTCCCTGCGCGTCACCGGCGGCGGAACCGGCGGCACGGCCGGCCCGGGCGACAGCGGCGGCAGCGCCCTGCGGTCACGGGCGAACAGCCTCTATGTCACCGCGGGGTCGTCACCGCTGGTCGCCAACGCGAGCACACTGACCGCGGCCCAGCGCTTCGACCTCGTCCATCTCGACACTGACAACGTTGCCATCCGCGCGCACGCCAACAACCAGTACGTCAGCGCCGACAACGCCGGAGCGGCCGCCCTCATCGCCAACCGCCCCACCGCAGGCGCCTGGGAGACCTTCCACCTGGTCACCAACCCGAACGGGACCGTGAGCCTGCAAGCGGCCGTCAACGGCAAGTACGTCACGGCCGAGAACGGCGGCGCGCAGCCGCTCATCGCCAACCGCGACTCGATCGGGCCGTGGGAGCAGTTCGACCTGACCGCGTAG
- a CDS encoding ROK family transcriptional regulator produces MARRESAAAGPGSRALIVDLIRSSGPISRVELVKVTGLTQPTISNIVRRLIDDGVVRETGDTVATRGKPRAMLIINSRAAYGVGIHVGADTLTCVVTDTRGGTVGRQLVAGTADSRPAGVVARLAALYRDVTDGLGLPPQSVAGMAVVGPGPVDIARGGFLAPPGLRQWAGLDLARALTGRLDVPVLVDSDASAAAVGEFWGRRVSRERVFGCLYMNSGIGSGVVLDGALHRGASSNAGKIGHVTVVRDGERCHCGNRGCLEQYAAPRVLVARARAVPGLADRLRIRPDDPDARAFDVLARAAIYGDAEARALVDESAALLAEGAVTLANLWDLDTLVLAGPGFAVAGSIYVTEIRRRLAERAFTRDVHGVRVDLSSNPRDAAAIGGAALVLQGSVAPGHGPQVTARA; encoded by the coding sequence GTGGCCCGACGGGAGTCTGCGGCCGCCGGGCCCGGGAGCCGGGCGCTCATCGTGGACCTCATCCGGTCTTCCGGACCGATCAGCCGGGTGGAGCTGGTCAAGGTCACCGGGCTCACCCAGCCGACGATCTCCAACATCGTCCGCCGGCTGATCGACGACGGGGTCGTCCGCGAGACCGGCGACACGGTCGCGACCCGCGGCAAGCCCCGGGCCATGCTGATCATCAACTCCCGCGCGGCGTACGGCGTGGGCATCCATGTGGGCGCGGACACCCTGACCTGCGTGGTGACCGACACCCGGGGCGGTACCGTCGGCCGCCAGCTCGTCGCCGGGACCGCCGACAGCCGGCCGGCGGGCGTGGTGGCGCGGCTCGCCGCGCTCTACCGGGATGTCACCGACGGCCTCGGGCTGCCGCCGCAGAGCGTGGCCGGGATGGCGGTCGTCGGGCCGGGACCGGTCGACATCGCCCGGGGCGGGTTCCTCGCGCCGCCGGGCCTGCGGCAGTGGGCCGGACTCGACCTGGCCCGGGCCCTGACCGGCCGGCTTGACGTGCCGGTGCTCGTGGACAGCGACGCCTCGGCGGCCGCCGTCGGGGAGTTCTGGGGGCGGCGGGTGTCCCGGGAGCGCGTCTTCGGGTGCCTGTACATGAACTCCGGCATCGGTTCCGGCGTGGTGCTGGACGGCGCACTCCACCGCGGCGCCAGTTCGAACGCGGGGAAGATCGGCCATGTCACGGTGGTCCGCGACGGCGAGCGCTGCCACTGCGGCAATCGGGGCTGCCTGGAGCAGTACGCCGCTCCGCGGGTGCTCGTCGCCCGGGCCCGGGCCGTTCCCGGTCTGGCCGACCGGCTGCGGATACGTCCCGACGACCCCGACGCGCGGGCCTTCGACGTGCTCGCGCGCGCCGCGATCTACGGCGACGCGGAGGCCCGCGCGCTTGTCGACGAGTCGGCGGCGCTGCTCGCGGAGGGCGCGGTCACGCTCGCGAACCTGTGGGATCTCGACACACTCGTGCTCGCCGGGCCCGGCTTCGCCGTCGCCGGGTCGATCTACGTCACCGAGATCCGCCGCCGGCTCGCGGAGCGGGCGTTCACCCGGGATGTGCACGGCGTGCGGGTCGATCTGTCGAGCAATCCGCGGGACGCCGCGGCGATCGGCGGGGCGGCCCTGGTGCTCCAGGGTTCGGTCGCGCCGGGCCACGGACCGCAGGTCACGGCCCGCGCCTAG
- a CDS encoding LacI family DNA-binding transcriptional regulator: protein MAAAPTRTAPRPQEGTPVGLALVRDAEVLGTEPFFHEFIAGMERVLAPLGVPVLLQVVATVRQASDRMRAWAQRGQVQGMILIDLLPGDERVELVKRLGMPTVVIGDPVTAGGLPAVWTQDEVAMRDVVTELAAAGHTHLGHVAGPAQMAHTIIRRRTFEEVAAELGVRTATFDGDYSEAAGVRALGALAELADRPTALVFDNDVMALGAQHEAGRLGLAVPADLFLVAWDDSALCQLAVPPLSAVSHDVQELGELAGNVLAEALAEDTAVPAGPRTVKAAPARLVVR, encoded by the coding sequence ATGGCCGCGGCACCGACCCGTACGGCGCCACGCCCGCAGGAGGGGACGCCGGTCGGTCTCGCCCTCGTCCGGGACGCGGAGGTCCTCGGTACCGAGCCCTTCTTCCACGAGTTCATCGCGGGTATGGAACGCGTGCTCGCGCCGCTCGGTGTGCCGGTGCTGCTCCAGGTCGTCGCCACGGTACGGCAGGCGAGCGACCGGATGCGGGCCTGGGCGCAGCGCGGCCAGGTGCAGGGCATGATCCTGATCGATCTGCTCCCCGGTGACGAACGCGTCGAGCTGGTCAAGCGGTTGGGCATGCCGACCGTCGTCATCGGGGACCCGGTCACCGCGGGCGGGCTGCCGGCGGTGTGGACGCAGGACGAGGTCGCCATGCGCGATGTCGTCACCGAACTGGCCGCCGCGGGCCACACCCACCTCGGCCATGTCGCCGGCCCGGCGCAGATGGCGCACACGATCATCCGGCGCCGCACCTTCGAGGAGGTCGCGGCGGAACTCGGCGTCCGCACGGCGACCTTCGACGGCGACTACTCCGAGGCGGCGGGCGTGCGCGCCCTCGGCGCCCTCGCGGAGCTGGCGGACCGGCCGACCGCGCTGGTCTTCGACAACGACGTCATGGCGCTCGGCGCCCAGCACGAGGCGGGCCGCCTCGGGCTGGCGGTCCCGGCCGATCTCTTCCTCGTCGCCTGGGACGACTCGGCGCTGTGCCAACTGGCCGTTCCCCCGCTCAGCGCCGTCAGCCACGATGTCCAGGAGCTGGGCGAGCTGGCCGGGAACGTACTGGCCGAGGCCCTGGCGGAGGACACCGCGGTCCCGGCCGGACCCCGTACGGTCAAGGCCGCGCCCGCCCGGCTTGTCGTCCGGTAG
- a CDS encoding ABC transporter substrate-binding protein, which produces MDHRTRSRAVRVVAASVVSALALAVGGCGTSGDSANGTGSSNSIDVVTRWSAGNTAAAAQAGVFKAFTTETGVKVNSTDGLETIDDQVENAVAAGKSPDLVIVNLYDKTLGWLDAGVTVPVDDYLKEWGLADKVKPAALNEWRVGGKPDGKLQGLPFSGFSWPLWYNTDLLEQAGVDKIPTTTDELIDAAKKLRAKGVQPLTVGGNDWTGQKLFYQIAESFTDAATMEKVMQSGGYCATPSVMQGIELFTQLRDAKVFADSAAGLNADAMYAAYYSGKAAIMSAGSWAYTDAKKSGTGVETHTTLGGLPLPAGSVYKNPTAFQGFTGVGFMITKRGASKDRIDNVRKLITSFYKDAAVGDFVKDASILPPTAGDFSQYATDPLLSQSIKLDGTVDYAVVPDVWIGSASDPIIQVLTGAYGKSSADKICKGLDDATKS; this is translated from the coding sequence ATGGACCACCGCACCAGGTCACGGGCCGTGCGCGTAGTGGCCGCGTCCGTCGTCAGCGCCCTCGCCCTCGCCGTAGGCGGCTGCGGCACGAGCGGCGACTCGGCGAACGGCACCGGCAGCAGCAACTCGATCGATGTCGTCACCCGCTGGTCGGCCGGCAACACCGCGGCGGCGGCGCAGGCGGGCGTCTTCAAGGCGTTCACCACGGAGACCGGCGTCAAGGTCAACTCCACCGACGGCCTGGAGACCATCGACGACCAGGTGGAGAACGCCGTGGCGGCCGGCAAGTCCCCCGACCTGGTGATCGTCAACCTCTACGACAAGACGCTCGGCTGGCTGGACGCCGGTGTCACCGTCCCGGTCGACGACTACCTCAAGGAGTGGGGCCTCGCCGACAAGGTGAAGCCCGCCGCGCTCAATGAGTGGCGGGTCGGCGGCAAGCCCGACGGCAAGCTCCAGGGCCTGCCGTTCTCCGGGTTCAGCTGGCCGCTCTGGTACAACACCGACCTGCTCGAGCAGGCCGGCGTCGACAAGATCCCGACCACCACCGACGAGCTGATCGACGCCGCCAAGAAGCTGCGCGCCAAGGGCGTCCAGCCGCTCACGGTCGGCGGCAACGACTGGACCGGCCAGAAGCTCTTCTACCAGATCGCCGAGTCCTTCACGGACGCCGCGACCATGGAGAAGGTCATGCAGAGCGGCGGCTACTGCGCCACCCCGTCCGTGATGCAGGGCATCGAGCTCTTCACCCAGCTGCGTGACGCCAAGGTCTTCGCCGACAGCGCGGCCGGCCTGAACGCCGACGCGATGTACGCGGCCTACTACTCCGGCAAGGCCGCGATCATGTCCGCGGGCTCCTGGGCCTACACCGACGCCAAGAAGTCCGGCACCGGCGTCGAGACGCACACCACGCTCGGCGGGCTGCCGCTGCCCGCCGGCTCGGTCTACAAGAACCCCACCGCCTTCCAGGGCTTCACCGGTGTCGGCTTCATGATCACCAAGCGCGGTGCGTCGAAGGACCGTATCGACAACGTGCGCAAGCTCATCACCTCCTTCTACAAGGACGCGGCCGTCGGTGACTTCGTGAAGGACGCGAGCATCCTGCCGCCCACCGCCGGCGACTTCTCGCAGTACGCCACAGACCCGCTGCTGTCCCAGTCGATCAAGCTCGACGGCACGGTGGACTACGCCGTGGTGCCCGACGTGTGGATCGGCTCCGCGTCCGACCCGATCATCCAGGTCCTGACCGGGGCGTACGGAAAGTCCTCCGCCGACAAGATCTGCAAGGGCCTCGACGACGCCACCAAGAGCTGA
- a CDS encoding carbohydrate ABC transporter permease, with translation MSLTSTPAATRAAPEPAPPAARRRGRRRGGLNTPRLLWLTVPSLVWFAVFSVGPLVAMFVIATMRWKGLIYDPAYVGTDNIRHVFGDPLFHDALRNSAVQVAVVIPVMIPLAFMLGYHLSTKPRGYRLLSVLYFSPGLISISITGMIFYGVLSPNGGTNGLLNAMGLDSLARSWLADPSTALPSLIAIDLWRGVGWTAVLFASRLASVPGEVIEAARIDGAGRFRIMWQITFPMVKDYVRTLTMLQFLWTLFTSAALILLLTKGGPGTSSTTLSYLVYEKAFSQSDLGYSQVVGVVLLLVGVAGMLLIRALMRSPLEKIR, from the coding sequence ATGTCATTGACCAGCACGCCGGCCGCCACCCGCGCCGCGCCTGAGCCCGCGCCGCCGGCCGCCCGCCGCCGCGGACGGCGCCGCGGCGGCCTGAACACCCCCCGTCTGCTCTGGCTGACGGTCCCGTCCCTGGTGTGGTTCGCCGTCTTCTCGGTAGGGCCGCTGGTGGCGATGTTCGTCATCGCCACCATGCGGTGGAAGGGCCTCATCTACGACCCCGCCTATGTCGGCACCGACAACATCCGGCATGTCTTCGGCGACCCGCTCTTCCACGACGCACTGCGCAACAGCGCGGTGCAGGTCGCCGTCGTCATCCCGGTGATGATCCCGCTGGCCTTCATGCTCGGCTACCACCTGAGCACCAAACCGCGCGGCTACCGGCTGCTGTCCGTGCTGTACTTCTCGCCGGGCCTGATCTCCATCTCCATCACCGGCATGATCTTCTACGGGGTGCTGTCGCCGAACGGCGGTACCAACGGCCTGCTGAACGCGATGGGTCTGGACTCGCTCGCCCGCTCCTGGCTCGCCGATCCCAGCACCGCCCTGCCCAGCCTGATCGCCATCGACCTGTGGCGCGGCGTCGGCTGGACCGCCGTGCTGTTCGCCTCCCGACTGGCGAGCGTCCCCGGCGAGGTGATCGAGGCGGCCAGGATCGACGGCGCCGGACGCTTCCGCATCATGTGGCAGATCACGTTCCCGATGGTCAAGGACTACGTCCGCACTCTGACGATGCTGCAGTTCCTGTGGACGCTGTTCACCTCCGCCGCACTGATCCTGCTGCTCACCAAGGGCGGTCCCGGCACCTCGTCCACCACCTTGTCCTACCTGGTGTACGAGAAGGCGTTCTCGCAGAGCGACCTCGGCTACAGCCAGGTCGTCGGCGTCGTCCTGCTGCTGGTCGGGGTGGCCGGGATGCTGCTGATCCGCGCGCTGATGCGCAGCCCCTTGGAGAAGATCCGATGA
- a CDS encoding carbohydrate ABC transporter permease, with translation MTVRTPSPPSPSRAPVRSPQRARLVRRSRRRGAGLLAIPLSWLYALVLAVPLYYLVVSALKTNIEIFNHPFALPEHWLWHNFRTSWQTADLGQALLNSLLISAVAIVLTLGLALPAAFALARLDNRLSRLVTGAFSVGFLIPPFAALIPTVILAIKMDMFYTREFQMLFLPASALPLSVLLLTQFMRTVPTALVESAALDGAGNWRLLVNVFIPIAMPGVVSVAILQLLTFWNEYLFSLTITGTGPDVRTVQVALPTLISDSTDFGVLTAGTVLTLLPVYVAYSLASRRMQEALTAGAVKG, from the coding sequence ATGACCGTCCGCACCCCCTCGCCCCCCTCGCCCTCCCGCGCCCCCGTGCGGAGCCCCCAACGCGCCCGCCTCGTACGGCGCTCCCGGCGGCGCGGCGCGGGACTGCTCGCCATTCCGCTGTCCTGGCTGTACGCGCTGGTGCTCGCGGTGCCGCTCTACTACCTCGTGGTCAGCGCCCTCAAGACCAACATCGAGATCTTCAACCACCCCTTCGCGTTGCCCGAGCACTGGCTGTGGCACAACTTCCGCACCTCCTGGCAGACCGCGGACCTCGGGCAGGCCCTGCTGAACTCGCTGCTGATCTCCGCGGTCGCGATCGTGCTGACCCTCGGTCTCGCGCTGCCCGCGGCCTTCGCGCTCGCCCGGCTGGACAACCGGCTCTCGCGGCTGGTCACCGGGGCCTTCTCGGTGGGCTTCCTGATCCCGCCGTTCGCGGCGCTGATCCCCACGGTCATCCTGGCGATCAAAATGGACATGTTCTACACGCGTGAGTTCCAGATGCTCTTCCTGCCGGCCAGCGCGCTGCCGCTGTCGGTGCTCCTGCTCACCCAGTTCATGCGGACCGTGCCGACGGCCCTGGTGGAGTCCGCGGCGCTCGACGGCGCGGGCAACTGGCGGCTGCTGGTCAATGTGTTCATCCCCATCGCCATGCCCGGCGTGGTGAGCGTGGCGATCCTGCAACTGCTCACGTTCTGGAACGAGTACCTCTTCTCACTGACCATCACCGGCACCGGACCCGATGTCCGCACCGTCCAAGTGGCACTGCCCACGCTGATCTCCGACTCGACCGACTTCGGTGTGCTCACCGCCGGCACGGTACTGACCCTGCTGCCGGTGTACGTCGCCTATTCGCTGGCGAGCCGCCGTATGCAGGAAGCACTCACCGCGGGGGCGGTCAAGGGATGA
- a CDS encoding glycosyl hydrolase 2 galactose-binding domain-containing protein, protein MTLTTQTTTPAATRLDLGGEWELTWSGGPHDAPDAIRTAAVRAQVPGEVHTALLAAGLLADPDAGWGELAQTWVGHSQWTYRRHFSWSPTPGTRTDLVADGLDTVAEVYVNGQHIGAARDQHLAYRWRADDAMRPGDNLVEVRFASAWEAAHAHERAHGPLPSPYDEPYAHVRKAAANFGWDWGPHYVTAGIWRDIRLETYTGRIEHVRPLVRLTPDHSVAHLTAHVRVDAPAGSHVRVELTDPAGRPAGSATGPVTDGEAALALTVDDPDLWWPIGLGEQPRYGLRAELVHGDGVLDTAAVRPGLRSVAVEEAPDPLGTRWALVVNGRTVRVRGYNWIPDDTLASRATPERVTRRIDQAVAGNANLLRVWGGGHFATEEFLDACDERGVLVWHDFLFACAAYCEDDETAELVTAEAEQAVARMSAHPSLVLWCGGNETVLGRHHWGWADQLGTRGWGAAYYLDVLPRVLARLDPTRPYLPNSPWSGTVERDPLADSHGPSHLWDPWNDADYAHYRDHDPSFVAEMGWCGPAAWTTLTRVLDGETPGPDSPLTRHHLRAIDGMHKLTRGLQPHVPTPGNGADWHFATQLVQARAVAAGTEWLRSRERCGGVVVWQLNDCWPAISWSAVDSAGIEKPLWHALRHAFAPRLATVQPVHPGPTHDPTGDGGLVLALVNDSDGDWRPDVLVRRVGFDGREHARARLRPDCPAGGLLRVVLDPDVALPGDPRAEMLVVDADGVRTVWTYRPDRELTRPRPERAVDPAVVDGALLVTVTAVTVLRDVCVFADRLAGPLGVEPAELAVDSALVTLLPGERHVFRITRRDGLPLPGNVSVLLADARVLDLAVRSAEELTT, encoded by the coding sequence ATGACACTCACCACGCAAACGACCACGCCCGCCGCCACCCGGCTCGACCTCGGCGGCGAATGGGAACTGACCTGGTCGGGCGGCCCGCACGACGCCCCCGACGCCATCCGGACGGCGGCTGTGCGCGCCCAGGTGCCCGGCGAGGTGCACACGGCCCTGCTCGCCGCCGGCCTGCTCGCCGATCCCGACGCCGGGTGGGGCGAACTGGCACAGACCTGGGTCGGCCACTCCCAATGGACCTACCGCCGCCACTTCTCCTGGTCACCGACCCCCGGCACCCGCACCGACCTCGTCGCCGACGGCCTCGACACCGTCGCCGAGGTGTACGTCAACGGGCAGCACATCGGCGCCGCGCGGGACCAGCACCTGGCCTACCGGTGGCGGGCGGACGACGCCATGCGGCCGGGCGACAACCTCGTCGAGGTGCGCTTCGCCTCGGCCTGGGAAGCCGCCCACGCCCATGAACGCGCGCACGGCCCGCTGCCCAGCCCGTACGACGAGCCGTACGCGCACGTGCGCAAGGCCGCGGCGAACTTCGGCTGGGACTGGGGGCCGCACTACGTCACCGCGGGCATCTGGCGCGACATCCGGCTGGAGACGTACACCGGGCGGATCGAGCATGTACGGCCGCTCGTCCGGCTCACCCCCGACCACAGCGTGGCCCACCTCACGGCCCATGTGCGCGTCGACGCCCCGGCCGGCTCCCATGTCCGGGTCGAGCTGACCGATCCGGCCGGGCGGCCCGCCGGATCGGCGACGGGCCCGGTCACCGACGGCGAGGCGGCCCTCGCGCTCACCGTCGACGACCCCGACCTGTGGTGGCCGATCGGCCTCGGCGAGCAGCCCCGCTACGGACTGCGGGCCGAACTCGTCCACGGCGACGGCGTACTCGACACCGCCGCCGTCCGGCCCGGGCTGCGCTCGGTGGCGGTCGAGGAGGCCCCGGACCCGCTCGGCACCCGCTGGGCGCTGGTCGTCAACGGCCGGACCGTACGCGTACGCGGCTACAACTGGATCCCGGACGACACTCTCGCCAGCCGCGCGACGCCCGAACGCGTCACCCGGCGGATCGACCAGGCCGTCGCGGGAAACGCCAACCTCCTGCGGGTCTGGGGCGGCGGCCACTTCGCGACCGAGGAGTTCCTCGACGCCTGCGACGAACGCGGGGTTCTCGTCTGGCACGACTTCCTCTTCGCGTGCGCCGCCTACTGCGAGGACGACGAGACGGCCGAACTGGTCACCGCCGAGGCGGAACAGGCCGTCGCGCGGATGTCGGCGCACCCCAGTCTCGTGCTCTGGTGCGGCGGCAACGAGACCGTTCTCGGCCGGCACCACTGGGGCTGGGCCGACCAGCTCGGTACGCGCGGCTGGGGCGCGGCCTACTACCTGGACGTACTGCCCCGGGTGCTGGCCCGCCTCGACCCGACCCGCCCCTACCTGCCGAACTCGCCCTGGTCGGGCACCGTCGAGCGCGACCCGCTGGCCGACAGCCACGGCCCCAGCCATCTGTGGGACCCCTGGAACGACGCCGACTACGCGCACTACCGCGACCACGACCCGTCGTTCGTCGCGGAGATGGGGTGGTGCGGGCCCGCCGCGTGGACCACGCTGACCCGGGTCCTCGACGGTGAGACCCCCGGGCCCGACTCGCCGCTCACCCGCCACCATCTGCGGGCGATCGACGGCATGCACAAGCTCACCCGCGGCCTCCAGCCGCATGTGCCCACGCCCGGCAACGGCGCCGACTGGCACTTCGCGACCCAACTGGTCCAGGCGCGTGCCGTCGCGGCGGGTACCGAGTGGCTGCGCTCCCGCGAGCGCTGCGGCGGGGTCGTCGTATGGCAGCTCAACGACTGCTGGCCCGCGATCAGTTGGTCGGCGGTCGACAGCGCGGGGATCGAGAAGCCGCTGTGGCACGCGCTGCGGCACGCGTTCGCGCCTCGGCTGGCCACGGTCCAGCCGGTCCACCCGGGACCGACCCACGACCCGACCGGTGACGGGGGGCTCGTGCTCGCGCTCGTCAACGACTCCGACGGCGACTGGCGGCCCGACGTGCTCGTCCGGCGGGTCGGGTTCGACGGCCGGGAGCACGCGCGGGCCCGGCTGCGGCCCGACTGCCCGGCCGGGGGTCTGCTGCGGGTGGTCCTCGACCCCGACGTCGCCCTGCCCGGCGACCCGCGCGCCGAAATGCTCGTCGTGGACGCCGACGGGGTCAGGACCGTCTGGACCTATCGCCCGGACCGGGAGCTGACCCGCCCGCGGCCCGAGCGCGCGGTCGACCCGGCGGTCGTGGACGGCGCACTCCTGGTGACGGTCACGGCGGTGACCGTGCTGCGGGACGTGTGTGTCTTCGCCGACCGGCTCGCCGGGCCGCTCGGCGTCGAACCGGCCGAACTGGCCGTGGACAGCGCTCTGGTCACGCTGCTGCCGGGGGAGCGCCATGTCTTCCGGATCACCCGCCGCGACGGCCTCCCGCTGCCCGGAAACGTGTCCGTCCTCCTCGCCGACGCCCGCGTTCTTGACCTCGCGGTCCGCTCCGCCGAGGAGCTGACCACCTGA